One Citrobacter amalonaticus genomic window carries:
- a CDS encoding DMSO/selenate family reductase complex A subunit: MEIKKWLNTTLSRRDAVTGTAKIGAAVALSNAITLPFSATAQAETTDAPTQGGNGETVRHSACLVNCGSRCPLKVIVKDGRIVRIEPEDAKDDAVFGEHQIRPCLRGRSSRWRVYSPDRIKYPMKRVGQRGEGKFKRISWDEATAFIAAELKRVTEKYGREAIYYNYQSGAYYHTQGTPAWKRLLNLTGGYLNYHNTYSTAQIATATPYTHGVYVGSHFTQIAHSDLVVLFGLNLSETRMSGGGQVEELRRALEASKARVIIIDPRYTDSVVTEHAEWLPIRPTTDAALVAGIAHTLITEQLINEAEVNKYCVGYDSSTLPEGAAPNASYKDYVTGKGDDGIAKTPEWAAEITGLPATRIRQLAREIAAARACYICQGWGPQRHANGEQTVRAIQTLPALTGHFGLPGTNNGNWPYGTPYGVPLLPILTNPIKTSIPCYLWTDAIQRPEIMTATTMGVKGADKLKTGIKLFFNQAGNTLLNQHGEINRTRKILADESLCETIVVIENHMTPSAKYADLLLPETSYLEAEDLVDSSYATGSHNYMIALQKTVTPMWEVRSTYDICADIAGHLGLREQYTEGRTQAQWAEMHYQQIREKRPYLPEWPVAKEMGVIDQRIATDKQSLAFADFRADAVANPLTTPSGKIEIYSQALADLAKAWTLPEGDRIPAVPEFCAVTESHLNKALTAKYPLQLSGFHTKGHTHSTYTNVLMLHEAVPDEVWINPIDASARQLNSGDLVHVFNDRGVVAIPCKVTQRILPGVVAMPQGAWTRLDSNGVDVGGCINTLTSHLPSPLAKGNPQHTNLVEIKRA; the protein is encoded by the coding sequence ATGGAAATAAAAAAGTGGCTAAACACAACACTGTCCCGACGGGATGCGGTGACAGGCACCGCAAAAATAGGTGCCGCCGTTGCGCTCAGTAACGCGATTACATTGCCTTTCTCTGCCACCGCGCAGGCCGAAACGACCGACGCTCCAACGCAAGGTGGCAATGGCGAAACCGTTCGCCACAGCGCCTGCCTGGTCAACTGCGGCAGTCGTTGCCCGCTGAAAGTGATCGTGAAAGATGGCCGTATTGTGCGTATTGAACCGGAAGACGCAAAAGACGACGCGGTATTTGGCGAACACCAGATTCGTCCGTGTTTACGCGGCCGTTCCAGTCGCTGGCGGGTATATAGTCCGGACCGGATTAAATATCCGATGAAACGCGTAGGTCAGCGTGGCGAAGGGAAATTCAAACGTATTTCCTGGGACGAAGCGACTGCATTTATCGCTGCAGAATTAAAACGCGTGACGGAAAAATATGGCCGTGAGGCAATTTATTATAATTATCAGTCGGGCGCTTATTATCATACTCAGGGCACGCCTGCCTGGAAACGTCTGCTGAATCTTACCGGCGGCTATTTAAATTATCATAACACCTATTCCACGGCGCAAATTGCCACCGCAACGCCCTATACCCACGGTGTGTATGTCGGGAGCCACTTTACGCAAATTGCGCATTCCGATCTGGTGGTGTTGTTTGGTCTGAATTTGTCTGAAACGCGCATGTCCGGTGGCGGACAGGTGGAAGAGTTACGTCGTGCGCTGGAAGCCTCAAAGGCGCGGGTGATTATTATTGATCCGCGTTATACCGACTCGGTGGTTACCGAGCATGCCGAGTGGCTGCCGATTCGCCCGACGACCGACGCCGCGCTGGTGGCCGGTATCGCGCACACGTTGATTACCGAACAGTTGATCAATGAAGCCGAGGTGAATAAGTACTGCGTGGGCTATGACAGCAGCACGCTGCCCGAAGGCGCTGCGCCGAATGCCAGCTATAAAGACTACGTGACCGGGAAAGGCGATGACGGCATTGCTAAAACGCCGGAGTGGGCGGCTGAGATCACCGGTCTTCCGGCGACGCGCATTCGCCAACTGGCGCGTGAAATCGCCGCGGCCCGTGCCTGTTACATTTGCCAGGGCTGGGGACCGCAGCGTCACGCCAACGGCGAGCAAACCGTGCGCGCCATTCAGACGTTACCCGCACTGACGGGCCACTTTGGTCTGCCGGGAACCAACAATGGTAACTGGCCGTATGGCACCCCGTACGGCGTGCCGCTGTTACCGATTTTGACCAACCCGATCAAGACCTCTATTCCGTGCTATCTCTGGACGGATGCGATTCAACGTCCGGAAATCATGACGGCCACCACGATGGGTGTTAAGGGGGCGGACAAACTGAAAACCGGCATCAAGCTGTTCTTCAACCAGGCCGGTAACACGCTGTTGAACCAGCACGGTGAAATCAACCGTACGCGTAAAATTCTCGCGGATGAGAGTTTGTGCGAAACCATTGTCGTCATTGAAAACCACATGACGCCGAGTGCGAAGTACGCCGATCTCCTGCTGCCGGAAACCAGCTATCTCGAAGCGGAAGATCTGGTGGATAGCTCTTATGCCACGGGCTCTCACAACTACATGATCGCGCTACAGAAAACGGTCACGCCGATGTGGGAAGTGCGTAGCACCTACGACATTTGTGCTGATATCGCCGGTCATCTGGGCTTGCGCGAGCAGTACACCGAAGGGCGGACGCAGGCGCAGTGGGCAGAAATGCACTATCAGCAGATCCGCGAAAAACGCCCGTACCTGCCGGAATGGCCGGTGGCGAAAGAGATGGGGGTCATCGACCAGCGTATCGCGACAGACAAACAGAGCCTGGCGTTTGCTGATTTCCGCGCCGACGCCGTGGCCAATCCGCTGACCACGCCGTCCGGCAAGATTGAGATCTACTCGCAGGCGCTGGCCGATCTCGCGAAAGCGTGGACGCTGCCGGAAGGCGATCGCATCCCGGCGGTACCGGAGTTCTGCGCGGTGACAGAGTCGCATCTGAACAAAGCGCTGACCGCGAAGTATCCGCTGCAGTTAAGCGGTTTTCACACCAAAGGCCATACCCACTCAACCTATACCAACGTGCTGATGCTGCATGAAGCGGTACCGGATGAAGTGTGGATCAACCCGATAGATGCCAGCGCGCGTCAGTTGAACTCTGGCGATCTGGTACATGTGTTCAACGATCGCGGCGTGGTGGCGATTCCCTGCAAGGTGACTCAGCGCATTCTCCCGGGCGTAGTGGCGATGCCACAGGGGGCGTGGACCCGTCTGGACAGCAACGGTGTGGACGTTGGCGGGTGCATCAACACCCTGACCAGTCATCTGCCGTCGCCGTTGGCGAAAGGGAACCCGCAGCATACCAACCTGGTTGAAATCAAACGCGCTTAA
- a CDS encoding TorD/DmsD family molecular chaperone, which translates to MPSSAVLPRILGALFYYSPGRPEVKALFDCLPTLPDLYPWRDPAQMTRLCADWPLPEADDLAWQFSVLFEGQGDMPAPPWGSVWLERDNLLMGDTTAEYRAFLQSQGMAFDSHQSEPEDQFGLMLLASSALLEAGKDTAVNQLFEVYLLPWGYHYLERVQDSAVSPFYARLAAVTACYLQEMEQQRALQPAVKRLYFG; encoded by the coding sequence ATGCCATCCAGTGCTGTATTACCGAGGATCCTTGGTGCACTGTTTTACTACTCCCCCGGGCGACCGGAGGTGAAAGCGCTGTTTGACTGCCTACCTACGCTGCCCGATCTGTACCCGTGGCGCGATCCGGCGCAGATGACCAGGCTATGTGCCGACTGGCCGTTGCCGGAGGCTGATGACCTGGCGTGGCAATTTTCCGTGCTGTTCGAGGGGCAGGGCGATATGCCCGCGCCGCCCTGGGGCTCCGTCTGGTTGGAACGCGATAATCTGCTGATGGGCGATACCACCGCGGAATACCGCGCGTTTTTACAGTCGCAGGGAATGGCATTTGACTCGCACCAGAGCGAACCCGAAGATCAGTTTGGCCTGATGCTGTTAGCCAGTAGCGCGCTGCTGGAGGCCGGTAAAGACACGGCGGTGAATCAGTTATTCGAAGTGTATCTGCTGCCGTGGGGATATCACTATCTGGAACGAGTGCAGGACAGCGCGGTGAGCCCGTTCTATGCGCGTTTAGCCGCTGTAACGGCGTGTTATCTGCAGGAGATGGAGCAACAGCGTGCATTGCAACCTGCGGTGAAACGGCTGTACTTCGGATGA
- a CDS encoding fimbrial protein, translating into MKINNTLLIAVYFCALVGSASVSASTVTPGKLAMSGELIEAACSLDPNSRDIEVEFGDVSASLINRNDEGNITRPVLIRLTGCSVVKRGNDGSLYPYASVTFMGNAAASDPTTLLVSGDADGFGIRLRDNQGEILTLGQPSPEYELSETDNVLKFSASLVPVQKYIKAGEFTAVAQFFMDYH; encoded by the coding sequence GTGAAAATAAACAATACGCTCCTCATCGCCGTCTATTTTTGCGCTCTGGTCGGGTCGGCTTCGGTTTCAGCATCCACCGTCACGCCGGGGAAATTAGCGATGAGCGGTGAACTGATTGAGGCGGCATGCAGTCTTGACCCGAACAGTCGGGATATAGAGGTTGAGTTTGGCGATGTTTCTGCCAGCCTGATTAATCGCAATGATGAAGGCAATATTACGCGGCCAGTCCTGATACGCCTGACGGGATGTTCCGTGGTGAAACGAGGCAACGATGGTTCACTTTATCCTTATGCTTCGGTCACCTTTATGGGTAATGCGGCGGCATCCGACCCCACCACATTATTAGTCAGTGGTGACGCCGATGGCTTTGGTATTCGTCTACGTGACAATCAGGGTGAAATATTAACGCTGGGTCAACCCTCTCCGGAATATGAACTGAGCGAAACTGATAACGTTTTAAAATTTTCCGCATCGCTGGTACCGGTTCAAAAATATATAAAAGCGGGCGAGTTTACTGCCGTTGCGCAGTTTTTTATGGATTACCACTAA
- the napF gene encoding ferredoxin-type protein NapF, producing the protein MNKSEKYYQALMTHRHVSRRGLFRVFVSAAKHTAPESAPVPQLAHPLPPGAAPDAQFIAQCTRCNQCIDACPMGILTRHEDGYPQLAIEYASCDGCGACIDACPSGALCVQVRFDTGLRPTFSAACVNPVRSCNQCVEACPELACTLGATGIPVLNSERCTGCGECRVQCGVDAVSLR; encoded by the coding sequence ATGAACAAGTCAGAGAAATATTATCAGGCGCTGATGACGCATCGGCACGTCAGTCGGCGTGGGCTGTTTCGCGTGTTTGTCAGCGCGGCAAAGCACACTGCGCCGGAGAGCGCACCGGTGCCTCAACTCGCGCATCCACTGCCGCCAGGAGCGGCGCCTGATGCGCAGTTTATCGCGCAATGTACCCGCTGCAATCAGTGTATCGATGCCTGCCCGATGGGAATTCTGACCCGTCACGAAGACGGCTACCCGCAACTGGCGATAGAGTATGCCAGTTGCGATGGTTGTGGGGCGTGCATTGACGCATGCCCGAGTGGCGCGCTGTGCGTACAGGTTCGTTTTGATACGGGTCTGCGCCCGACGTTCAGCGCTGCCTGCGTTAATCCGGTGCGCTCGTGCAACCAGTGTGTTGAGGCGTGCCCTGAGCTGGCCTGTACCCTCGGCGCGACGGGGATCCCTGTGCTGAACAGCGAGCGCTGTACCGGCTGCGGAGAATGCCGGGTACAATGCGGCGTTGATGCCGTCAGCCTGAGATAA
- a CDS encoding fimbrial protein, with translation MQNPLSTVALLAMGVAFQCGADVPAQPQHSAQEHVSEDSGIVRFHGSVFASPCVLMTQGRIQDVEMGEISAQNFRQAGDRSEPVRFKLHLKDCLKGASQSRGSLASRTTGNDWRAYSTGEQAVQLTFVGESDLNNGQLLRTSGTTQGAGVRLLDKDGNALDVGQTHAPWLVNSGDSELNFMAALESTGLHVSAGDFSSLVRLKMEYL, from the coding sequence ATGCAAAATCCTTTATCCACTGTGGCCCTCCTTGCGATGGGCGTGGCATTTCAGTGCGGGGCGGATGTGCCAGCGCAGCCACAGCATAGCGCTCAGGAACATGTCAGCGAAGATAGCGGCATTGTCCGGTTTCACGGCTCCGTGTTTGCCTCTCCCTGTGTGCTGATGACACAAGGGCGCATTCAGGACGTCGAGATGGGCGAGATCAGCGCGCAGAATTTTCGCCAGGCGGGCGATCGCAGCGAGCCGGTACGCTTCAAATTGCATCTGAAGGACTGTCTGAAAGGGGCGTCGCAGTCGCGAGGGAGTCTGGCTTCCAGAACCACCGGGAATGACTGGCGAGCCTACAGCACCGGGGAGCAGGCGGTACAACTGACGTTCGTTGGTGAATCCGATCTTAATAACGGGCAGCTATTACGCACCAGCGGTACGACTCAGGGCGCGGGCGTGCGCCTGCTCGATAAGGACGGGAATGCGCTGGATGTCGGTCAGACCCATGCGCCCTGGCTGGTGAATTCCGGTGACAGTGAACTGAATTTTATGGCGGCGCTGGAATCCACCGGTTTGCATGTGAGCGCGGGCGACTTTAGCAGTCTGGTCCGCCTGAAGATGGAGTATTTGTAA
- a CDS encoding fimbria/pilus outer membrane usher protein, giving the protein MSVKLNTHLTIIALLVMHSGYAPMASAEESVEFNTDVLDAADRTQIDLSRFATDNYVTPGDYLLDIRINGQPVGQEKIRYIEAPEGKRTLPCISGDLLDKLALKDEARVRVTQLYENCYSLQSLPGAKLSNYAGVLEITVPQAWMKYNDPNWTPPERWDEGIAGLLFDYSLNGQLTRQFNGQENYSAVSGYGQAGANIGGWRLRGEYQTSYYSQNHQFDFDWNQIYAYRPLPMIAAKLTLGEIYLNSQVFDTVRFTGVNLASDERMLPPALQGYAPEIHGIARTNAKVTVSQSGRIIYETTVPAGPFNIQDLRSSVRGTLDVRVEEQDGSVSTFQVNTANIPYLTRPGYVRYNISGGTPSRYNHKMQGPTFLSGDFSWGVSNAWSLYGGLQSSGEEYTAASLGIGRDLYAFGAISVDATESWSREPDGNRLKGTSYKLSYAKTFDEYNSSITFAGYRFSQEDFRSMSQYLDERYQGYDHIGREKELYTITGNKTFWAGEAGKATTVFLTWTHQNYWDKRSQDRYGMSVGRAFRIGEINGITANLSAYRTDYKGRKDDSISFSLSVPIGDNKWAGLDIQTNNGKTSPMASYTDNSDYNNLWRIRAGASQSGNASVDGYYQHRSQLAEINTNASYQQSQYMALSTTLRGGFTATRHGAAMHNSGATINTARVMVDTNGIGGVPLNGKKSRTNGYGIAVVPDVVSYNSFDTRVDVDAMDSDIEPSKAISTTTLTEGAIGYQAFGMAKGMKMMGTLRLADGSVPPFGAEIYNPDGVSVAMVLEDGQAWLAGVNANETLNVMWGGKQQCQVTIPPGANNGSANALLPCR; this is encoded by the coding sequence ATGTCGGTAAAATTAAATACCCATCTAACGATCATTGCTCTTCTGGTAATGCATAGCGGCTATGCGCCGATGGCCAGTGCCGAGGAGAGCGTTGAGTTTAATACCGATGTCCTGGATGCCGCGGATCGTACGCAGATTGATCTGTCGCGTTTTGCGACCGACAACTATGTCACCCCTGGCGATTATTTGCTGGATATCCGTATTAACGGTCAGCCAGTCGGTCAGGAGAAAATTCGTTATATCGAGGCTCCCGAAGGCAAGCGCACGCTGCCGTGCATCAGCGGCGATCTACTGGACAAACTGGCGCTGAAAGATGAGGCCCGCGTCAGGGTCACCCAGCTCTATGAGAATTGCTACTCCCTGCAAAGTCTGCCAGGGGCGAAATTAAGCAACTATGCCGGCGTGCTTGAAATCACCGTGCCACAGGCGTGGATGAAGTATAACGATCCCAACTGGACGCCGCCTGAACGCTGGGATGAAGGGATCGCGGGCCTCCTGTTCGACTACAGCCTCAACGGGCAACTCACCCGCCAGTTCAACGGTCAGGAAAACTACAGCGCGGTTTCAGGCTACGGCCAGGCGGGTGCGAACATCGGTGGCTGGCGTCTGCGTGGTGAATACCAGACCAGCTACTACAGCCAGAACCATCAATTCGATTTCGACTGGAATCAGATCTACGCCTACCGCCCCTTGCCGATGATCGCGGCGAAACTGACGCTGGGTGAGATCTACCTGAATTCGCAGGTTTTCGATACCGTACGTTTTACCGGGGTCAACCTGGCCAGCGATGAGCGCATGCTGCCGCCGGCGTTACAGGGCTATGCGCCTGAAATTCATGGTATCGCTCGTACCAACGCCAAAGTGACCGTTAGCCAGAGTGGACGCATCATCTATGAAACCACGGTGCCTGCCGGGCCGTTCAACATTCAGGATTTGCGCAGTTCAGTGCGCGGTACCCTCGATGTACGCGTTGAGGAACAGGACGGCTCAGTCTCCACCTTCCAGGTGAACACCGCCAATATTCCGTATCTCACGCGTCCGGGCTACGTTCGTTACAACATCTCAGGCGGTACGCCGTCCCGTTACAACCATAAAATGCAGGGGCCAACGTTCCTTTCCGGTGATTTCTCCTGGGGGGTTAGCAACGCCTGGTCGCTGTATGGCGGCTTACAGTCTTCCGGTGAAGAGTACACTGCGGCGTCGTTGGGTATCGGACGCGATCTCTACGCGTTTGGCGCGATTTCCGTGGATGCCACTGAATCCTGGAGCCGCGAGCCTGACGGCAACCGGCTGAAAGGGACCTCTTACAAGCTGAGTTACGCGAAAACCTTCGACGAATACAACAGCTCCATTACCTTCGCGGGCTACCGTTTTTCGCAGGAAGATTTCCGCTCTATGTCGCAATACCTCGATGAACGCTATCAGGGATACGATCACATCGGGCGCGAAAAAGAGCTCTATACCATCACCGGGAATAAAACGTTCTGGGCTGGCGAAGCAGGGAAGGCGACGACCGTCTTTCTGACCTGGACGCACCAGAACTACTGGGATAAGCGCAGCCAGGATCGCTACGGCATGTCGGTGGGACGCGCCTTCCGGATTGGCGAGATCAACGGCATCACCGCCAACCTTTCCGCTTACCGTACTGATTATAAAGGGCGCAAAGACGACTCGATCTCCTTCTCGCTGTCGGTGCCGATTGGCGACAACAAATGGGCGGGTCTGGATATCCAGACCAACAACGGCAAAACCAGTCCGATGGCGTCCTACACCGACAACAGTGATTACAACAACTTGTGGCGCATTCGTGCCGGTGCCAGCCAGAGCGGTAACGCCAGCGTTGACGGCTATTACCAGCATCGTTCGCAACTGGCGGAAATCAATACCAACGCCAGCTATCAGCAGAGCCAGTACATGGCGCTGAGCACGACCTTGCGCGGCGGCTTCACGGCAACCCGCCACGGCGCGGCGATGCATAACAGCGGCGCAACGATCAACACGGCGCGCGTCATGGTGGATACCAATGGCATTGGCGGCGTGCCGCTTAACGGTAAGAAGTCGCGGACTAACGGCTACGGCATTGCCGTGGTGCCGGATGTGGTGAGCTACAACAGTTTTGACACCCGCGTGGACGTGGATGCGATGGACAGCGACATCGAACCGTCAAAAGCCATCAGCACGACGACCCTGACGGAAGGCGCGATTGGCTATCAGGCCTTCGGTATGGCGAAGGGGATGAAGATGATGGGGACGCTACGCCTCGCGGATGGCAGCGTTCCGCCATTCGGCGCGGAAATTTACAACCCCGATGGCGTAAGCGTCGCGATGGTGCTGGAAGACGGGCAAGCCTGGCTTGCGGGGGTCAATGCGAACGAAACGCTGAACGTGATGTGGGGCGGTAAGCAGCAATGTCAGGTCACGATTCCGCCAGGTGCAAACAACGGATCAGCGAACGCGCTTCTGCCGTGTCGTTAA
- a CDS encoding DMSO/selenate family reductase complex B subunit — MKQYGFYVDSSRCSGCKTCQVSCKDNKDLDVGPKFRRVYEYGGGSWVKEGESWHNDTFTYYLSIACNHCDEPVCVSGCPTGAMHKREEDGLVLVDDSVCVGCRYCEMRCPYGAPQFDAKAKVMRKCDGCLDRLEQNLRPICVDSCPQRALDFGPIDELRAKYGSENEIAPLPAASFTHPNLIIKPHPKAKPTGDKEGAIMNMGEVRHA; from the coding sequence ATGAAACAGTATGGCTTTTATGTTGACTCCTCGCGCTGCTCAGGCTGTAAAACCTGCCAGGTCAGCTGTAAGGATAATAAAGATCTGGACGTCGGTCCGAAATTCCGTCGGGTCTATGAATACGGCGGCGGAAGCTGGGTGAAAGAAGGGGAAAGCTGGCACAACGACACCTTTACCTACTACCTCTCTATCGCCTGTAACCACTGTGATGAACCCGTCTGCGTATCAGGCTGCCCGACCGGCGCGATGCACAAGCGTGAAGAAGACGGTCTGGTGCTGGTCGATGACAGCGTCTGTGTCGGTTGCCGCTATTGTGAAATGCGCTGCCCGTATGGCGCGCCGCAGTTTGATGCTAAGGCCAAAGTCATGCGCAAATGCGACGGCTGTCTCGACCGACTGGAGCAGAATCTGCGTCCCATCTGTGTGGATTCCTGTCCGCAGCGAGCGCTGGATTTCGGCCCAATCGATGAACTGCGCGCGAAGTACGGCAGCGAGAACGAAATTGCGCCGCTGCCCGCCGCGTCGTTTACCCATCCTAACCTCATCATTAAGCCGCATCCGAAGGCCAAACCTACGGGCGACAAGGAAGGGGCCATTATGAATATGGGGGAGGTGCGCCATGCATGA
- a CDS encoding fimbrial protein produces MKMNKVAMAVAFSAALGSMSVLADTTNGVIEFQGELVNTACGLAPGSSPVTVDFGQIPVSALANGARAGNVHQNIELQHCDITVAQTAEVTYTPTSTNLTDATLAAFTSGTASGAGIGLRDSASQDVVWGTATTPVQLVNGTNTIPFVAYVKAESASATVAAGSFQSTVNFEIAYQ; encoded by the coding sequence ATGAAAATGAATAAAGTTGCTATGGCTGTTGCGTTCAGCGCCGCTCTGGGTTCTATGTCTGTGTTAGCTGACACAACGAACGGTGTGATTGAATTCCAGGGTGAACTGGTAAATACCGCCTGTGGTCTGGCGCCAGGTTCAAGCCCGGTGACCGTTGATTTTGGTCAGATTCCTGTTTCTGCACTGGCTAACGGTGCTCGCGCCGGAAACGTACACCAGAACATCGAACTGCAGCACTGTGACATCACTGTAGCACAAACTGCAGAAGTGACTTACACCCCGACCAGCACCAACCTAACTGACGCCACTCTGGCGGCCTTCACCTCTGGCACTGCGTCTGGTGCGGGTATCGGCCTGCGTGACAGCGCCAGCCAGGATGTGGTGTGGGGCACGGCAACTACACCGGTTCAGTTGGTTAACGGCACTAACACCATTCCGTTTGTGGCCTATGTGAAAGCAGAAAGCGCAAGCGCAACCGTGGCTGCTGGTTCCTTCCAGTCCACAGTGAACTTCGAGATTGCATACCAGTAA
- a CDS encoding dimethyl sulfoxide reductase anchor subunit family protein has protein sequence MHELPLVFFTVFTQSAVGAFILLLIGGTLGQIEARRMAIGLFSVMCLFGVGVLLGIIHVGQPLRALNMLLRVGHSPMSNEIVLSAVFATLGGLGSLGLLLNRGAAALCKALVWLAAVVGVVFILAIPQIYQLPTVVTWRTSYTTVMMVLTPLIGGGILAGLFGLRLGLLVSVLAILASFCLRPGYMSTLMSADGALTAAQTSWFTAQAALLAVGIIGVVTWARLKSSVTVLAMTAVVVIVAELVGRIAFYNLWTLPM, from the coding sequence ATGCATGAGTTACCGCTGGTCTTTTTTACCGTCTTTACCCAAAGCGCAGTCGGCGCATTTATTCTGCTGCTGATTGGCGGCACTCTGGGGCAGATCGAGGCGCGACGGATGGCCATCGGCCTGTTCTCCGTCATGTGTCTGTTCGGGGTTGGGGTACTGCTGGGGATAATCCACGTCGGGCAACCGCTGCGTGCGCTGAATATGCTGCTGCGCGTAGGGCATTCGCCGATGAGCAACGAAATTGTGCTGTCGGCAGTGTTTGCCACGCTCGGCGGGTTGGGTTCTCTCGGTCTGCTGCTGAACCGTGGCGCGGCCGCGCTATGTAAAGCGCTGGTGTGGCTGGCAGCGGTGGTGGGCGTGGTCTTTATACTGGCGATCCCGCAAATCTACCAGTTGCCGACGGTAGTCACCTGGCGCACGTCGTATACGACGGTGATGATGGTGCTGACGCCGCTGATTGGCGGCGGCATTCTGGCCGGCCTGTTCGGACTGCGTCTGGGCCTGCTGGTCAGTGTGCTGGCGATCCTCGCCAGCTTCTGCCTGCGTCCGGGGTATATGTCGACGCTGATGAGTGCGGACGGCGCGTTAACGGCGGCGCAAACCAGTTGGTTTACCGCCCAGGCGGCGCTGCTGGCGGTGGGCATTATTGGGGTGGTGACCTGGGCGCGACTGAAGTCCAGCGTCACCGTTCTGGCGATGACCGCCGTGGTTGTCATCGTGGCTGAGCTGGTGGGCAGGATTGCGTTCTACAATCTGTGGACGTTACCGATGTAA
- a CDS encoding molecular chaperone has product MSKKRHSGYLMAAWALSMIGGYAQAGVSLDRTRVIITEKEASSSANLSNTSPDIPFLAQSWVEDEKGNKITSPLIVLPPLQRINGGQKGIARVTKTAGIDKLPQDRESLFYLNVREIPPKPDKPNTLQLAMQSRIKLFYRPAAVIPKTRSEIWQDQVVFHKNGSQMTVQNPTPYYVTILGLSKGAGQKITQFPGIMIAPKSSQQFAVTDGSVSQFSMMYVNDYGGHPELKFRCEGNTCKALPPAQQG; this is encoded by the coding sequence ATGAGCAAGAAAAGACATAGCGGATATCTGATGGCGGCGTGGGCGCTGAGCATGATTGGCGGCTACGCGCAGGCGGGGGTCTCTCTGGACAGAACCCGCGTCATTATTACGGAGAAAGAGGCCTCATCGAGCGCCAATCTGTCCAATACCAGCCCGGATATTCCCTTCCTTGCCCAGTCGTGGGTCGAGGATGAAAAGGGTAACAAGATTACCTCGCCGCTGATTGTGTTACCGCCGCTACAGCGAATCAACGGGGGACAGAAAGGGATTGCGCGCGTCACCAAAACCGCGGGGATCGACAAGCTGCCGCAGGACAGAGAAAGCCTGTTCTACCTCAACGTCCGGGAGATCCCGCCGAAGCCGGATAAACCGAATACGCTGCAACTGGCCATGCAGTCGCGCATCAAGCTGTTTTACCGCCCGGCGGCGGTGATCCCGAAGACCCGGAGTGAAATCTGGCAGGACCAGGTGGTGTTCCATAAAAACGGCAGCCAGATGACCGTACAGAACCCAACGCCCTACTACGTCACGATCCTCGGGCTGTCCAAAGGGGCCGGACAAAAGATCACCCAATTTCCAGGGATCATGATCGCACCCAAATCGAGCCAGCAGTTTGCGGTGACGGACGGGAGCGTCAGCCAGTTTTCCATGATGTACGTGAACGACTATGGCGGACACCCGGAGCTGAAGTTTCGTTGCGAGGGCAACACCTGCAAAGCGCTTCCACCGGCGCAGCAGGGCTAA